In Bufo gargarizans isolate SCDJY-AF-19 chromosome 6, ASM1485885v1, whole genome shotgun sequence, a single genomic region encodes these proteins:
- the LOC122941254 gene encoding persulfide dioxygenase ETHE1, mitochondrial-like — protein MLTFVGRDVFRAIRTYSAMAAARGLVFRQLFEPVSCTYTYLLADADTKEAVLIDPVLETANRDAKLVKDLGLKMIFAANTHCHADHITGTGVLKKLVPGCKSVISKDSGALADIHIQEGDTITFGKYSLEARSTPGHTDGCLTYVLNDKSMAFTGDALLIRGCGRTDFQQGCPSTLYHSVHSKIFTLPDSCTLYPAHDYTGQTVTTVEEEKRLNPRLTKSEAEFVNIMNNLNLPKPKQIDIAVPANLKCGIQDD, from the exons ATGTTGACATTTGTTGGCAGGGACGTGTTCAGAGCCATCCGCACCTACAGCGCCATGGCCGCCGCCAGAGGACTCGTCTTCAGGCAG CTGTTTGAGCCGGTCAGCTGCACGTACACCTACCTGCTTGCTGATGCAGACACCAAAGAGGCCGTTCTGATCGACCCCGTGCTGGAGACGGCGAATCGCGATGCAAAGCTGGTGAAAGATCTGGGCCTGAAGATGATCTTTGCAG CTAACACTCACTGCCATGCGGATCATATTACTGGGACGGGGGTGCTGAAGAAGTTGGTGCCCGGGTGTAAGAGCGTCATCTCTAAGGACAGTGGGGCCCTGGCAGACATCCACATACAGGAGGGAGACACCATTACATTTGGCAAATAT TCTCTGGAGGCGCGGTCCACCCCAGGACACACAGACGGCTGCCTGACGTACGTGCTGAATGATAAAAGCATGGCCTTCACCGGCGATGCCCTTCTCATCAGAGGCTGTGGGCGCACTGACTTCCAGCAGG GCTGCCCCAGCACCCTGTATCATTCCGTCCACAGCAAGATCTTCACCCTGCCTGACAGCTGCACCCTGTACCCCGCACATGATTACACGG GTCAGACTGTGACCAccgtggaggaggagaagcgacTGAACCCTCGACTGACCAAGAGTGAAGCAGAGTTTGTGAACATCATGAATAATCTGAACCTGCCAAAGCCTAAGCAGATCG ATATCGCAGTTCCAGCAAACTTGAAATGCGGCATTCAGGATGACTGA